The Iamia majanohamensis genome window below encodes:
- a CDS encoding cytochrome c oxidase subunit 3: MTETYTTEGELADARTLEQEAERFQAERDVHLGAYHEGEDHDHTLTNTGMSNEKLGMWVFLGSECLLFGGLISTFLLYKTNNLAGGPVPRDLYDIELTSISSFVLLMSSLTMVLGVSAIQRGEEARMRLWLITTAVLGSVFISGQVYEFQVFVEEGMGFTTNAASSAFFALTGFHGVHVTLGIVMLLSVVVLSVAGRVPRARAEAVEIVGLYWHFVDVVWVLIFTIVYLIP; the protein is encoded by the coding sequence TTGACTGAGACCTACACCACCGAGGGGGAGCTGGCCGATGCCCGCACCCTCGAGCAGGAGGCGGAACGCTTCCAGGCGGAGCGCGACGTCCACCTGGGCGCCTACCACGAGGGCGAGGACCACGACCACACCCTCACCAACACCGGCATGTCGAACGAGAAGCTGGGCATGTGGGTGTTCCTCGGCTCGGAGTGCCTGCTCTTCGGCGGGCTCATCTCCACGTTCCTGCTCTACAAGACCAACAACCTGGCCGGCGGCCCCGTGCCCCGGGACCTCTACGACATCGAGCTCACCTCGATCTCGTCGTTCGTGCTGCTGATGTCGTCGCTCACCATGGTGCTCGGCGTCTCCGCCATCCAGCGGGGCGAGGAGGCGCGGATGCGCCTCTGGCTGATCACCACCGCCGTGCTCGGCTCGGTGTTCATCTCCGGGCAGGTCTACGAGTTCCAGGTCTTCGTCGAGGAGGGCATGGGCTTCACCACCAACGCGGCCTCGTCGGCCTTCTTCGCCCTCACCGGCTTCCACGGCGTCCACGTCACCCTCGGGATCGTGATGCTGCTGTCGGTCGTGGTCCTGTCGGTCGCCGGACGGGTCCCCCGGGCCCGGGCCGAGGCGGTCGAGATCGTCGGCCTGTACTGGCACTTCGTCGACGTGGTCTGGGTGCTGATCTTCACCATCGTCTACCTGATCCCCTGA
- a CDS encoding cytochrome C oxidase subunit IV family protein, translating into MSDVATDPSVSVADAEGEVHHEHASDLIYIKLAVLLAVLTAAEVAWPYLIEDGPFLMWPLLVMMVVKFVLIAAYFMHLKFDSKILTRIFYSGLLLAVSVYVVALLTMHVFDV; encoded by the coding sequence ATGAGCGACGTCGCCACCGACCCGAGCGTGTCCGTCGCGGACGCCGAGGGCGAGGTCCACCACGAGCACGCCAGCGACCTGATCTACATCAAGCTGGCCGTGCTGCTGGCGGTGCTGACCGCTGCGGAGGTCGCCTGGCCCTACCTCATCGAGGACGGCCCGTTCCTCATGTGGCCGCTCCTGGTCATGATGGTGGTCAAGTTCGTCCTCATCGCCGCGTACTTCATGCACCTGAAGTTCGACTCCAAGATCCTGACCCGCATCTTCTACTCGGGGCTCCTGCTCGCGGTGAGCGTCTACGTCGTGGCCCTGCTGACCATGCACGTGTTCGACGTCTGA